In a genomic window of Jaculus jaculus isolate mJacJac1 chromosome 8, mJacJac1.mat.Y.cur, whole genome shotgun sequence:
- the Lin7c gene encoding protein lin-7 homolog C: MAALGEPVRLERDICRAIELLEKLQRSGEVPPQKLQALQRVLQSEFCNAVREVYEHVYETVDISSSPEVRANATAKATVAAFAASEGHSHPRVVELPKTEEGLGFNIMGGKEQNSPIYISRIIPGGIADRHGGLKRGDQLLSVNGVSVEGEHHEKAVELLKAAQGKVKLVVRYTPKVLEEMESRFEKMRSAKRRQQT; encoded by the exons ATGGCGGCGCTGGGGGAACCTGTACGGCTGGAGAGGG ACATCTGCAGAGCAATTGAATTGTTGGAGAAACTACAGAGAAGTGGAGAAGTGCCACCACAGAAACTTCAGGCTTTACAAAGAGTCCTTCAGAGTGAGTTCTGCAATGCTGTGAGAGAG GTGTATGAACATGTCTATGAAACTGTTGACATCAGTAGCAGTCCTGAAGTGAGAGCTAATGCAACTGCAAAG GCTACTGTTGCTGCATTTGCTGCCAGTGAAGGACACTCACATCCTCGAGTTGTTGAACTACCCAAAACAGAAGAGGGCCTTGGATTCAATATTATGGGTGGCAAAGAACAAAACTCTCCAATCTATATATCACGGATAATTCCAGGTGGAATTGCTGATAGACATGGTGGCCTCAAACGAGGAGATCAACTCCTTTCTGTTAATGGAGTG AGCGTTGAAGGAGAACATCATGAAAAGGCTGTGGAGCTGCTAAAAGCAGCTCAAGGGAAGGTGAAGTTAGTCGTGCGCTATACACCTAAAGTCTTGGAAGAAATGGAGTCCCGCTTTGAAAAGATGAGATCAGCAAAACGCAGGCAACAGACCTAA